A region from the Aegilops tauschii subsp. strangulata cultivar AL8/78 chromosome 5, Aet v6.0, whole genome shotgun sequence genome encodes:
- the LOC109740040 gene encoding serine/threonine-protein kinase RIPK, translated as MAAKSWNPFSCCVGGARVADDDDHCKRRIGRRGNGCPRSSSRMSFKSLSSSGTLSPEDLSITLSGSNLHAFTYAELRAATGSFSRANYLGCGGFGPVYKGAVDDKLRPGLDAQPVAVKYLDLDCGTQGHKEWLAEVFFLGQLRHKNLVKLIGYCYEDEHRMLVYEFMSGESLEKHLFKSINGSLPWMTRIKIAVGAAKGLAFLHDADPPVIYRDFKASNILLDSDYNTKLSDFGLAQDGPQGDETHVTTRVMGTHGYAAPEYIMTGHLTTKSDVYSFGVVLLELISGLRSVDRARRPREQNLVAWARPYLKCSDRLYKVMDPSLECQYSCKGAEAASLVTYKCLSQNPKSRPTMREVVKALEPVLSMEDFFHVGPFVFTVIVEEDKVVDMKVKVEEKHQNHQDRHRQRYPDSAIHAGIVLRGRDGFTTGYTGAQWRQQRSSSYHQEKGA; from the exons ATGGCCGCGAAATCTTGGAACCCGTTCTCGTGCTGCGTCGGCGGCGCCAGAGTGGCTGACGACGACGATCATTGCAAGCGGCGGATCGGGCGGAGGGGGAATGGCTGCCCGAGGTCGTCGTCGAGGATGTCCTTCAAGAGCTTGAGCTCGTCAGGGACGCTTTCGCCGGAGGATCTGTCCATCACGCTGTCCGGCTCCAATCTGCACGCCTTCACCTACGCCGAGCTCCGCGCGGCGACTGGGAGCTTCTCGCGCGCCAACTACCTCGGCTGCGGCGGCTTCGGCCCGGTCTACAAGGGCGCCGTCGACGACAAGCTCCGCCCCGGGCTGGACGCGCAGCCGGTCGCCGTCAAGTACCTCGACCTGGACTGCGGCACGCAGGGCCACAAGGAGTGGCTG GCAGAGGTTTTCTTTCTTGGGCAACTGAGGCACAAGAACCTGGTGAAACTGATCGGGTACTGCTACGAGGACGAGCACCGGATGCTGGTCTACGAGTTCATGAGCGGCGAGAGCCTGGAGAAGCACCTCTTCAAGA GCATAAATGGCTCTCTCCCCTGGATGACAAGGATAAAGATCGCTGTTGGTGCGGCCAAGGGCCTTGCCTTTCTCCACGACGCAGACCCGCCGGTGATCTACCGCGACTTCAAGGCCTCCAACATCTTGCTCGACTCG GATTACAACACCAAGTTGTCCGACTTTGGCTTGGCCCAGGATGGGCCCCAGGGCGACGAGACACACGTGACAACACGTGTCATGGGGACGCATGGTTATGCGGCTCCAGAATACATCATGACGGGCCACTTGACTACCAAGAGCGATGTATATAGCTTTGGTGTAGTGCTCTTGGAGCTCATCTCCGGGCTACGGTCTGTGGACCGTGCACGACGGCCGAGGGAGCAGAACCTGGTGGCTTGGGCTAGACCATATCTCAAGTGCTCTGACAGATTGTACAAAGTCATGGACCCATCGCTTGAGTGTCAATACTCATGCAAAGGCGCCGAAGCGGCATCACTGGTGACATACAAGTGTCTCAGCCAGAACCCAAAGTCTAGGCCCACCATGAGGGAGGTGGTCAAGGCCCTCGAGCCCGTCCTCAGCATGGAAGACTTCTTTCATGTGGGCCCATTTGTGTTCACGGTCATTGTCGAGGAGGACAAGGTAGTGGACATGAAGGTGAAGGTCGAGGAGAAGCACCAGAACCATCAAGACAGGCACCGACAGAGGTACCCCGACTCAGCAATCCATGCCGGCATTGTGCTCCGCGGCCGCGATGGGTTCACTACCGGGTACACTGGTGCGCAGTGGCGGCAACAAAGGTCGTCGAGCTACCACCAGGAGAAAGGGGCATAG